One region of Paenibacillus polymyxa M1 genomic DNA includes:
- a CDS encoding histidine kinase dimerization/phospho-acceptor domain-containing protein gives MLSSVETRLAQFLSICSVFSTNLLVEKNKINKLISDISHQTKTPVANILLYAQLLSEHDLPEDSSSCIKALASRAEKLNFLTNTLVKTSRLKVGIITVSPRQESVQELLHVAREQMIPKADTKDISIVMENTPIHTCFVLKWMAVLWTML, from the coding sequence GTGTTATCCTCTGTAGAAACCAGGCTTGCGCAATTTCTTTCTATTTGCTCTGTCTTCTCAACAAATCTGCTGGTAGAGAAGAATAAGATAAACAAGCTCATTTCCGACATCTCCCACCAAACGAAGACACCTGTTGCCAACATCCTTCTCTACGCACAACTGCTTAGTGAGCATGATTTACCTGAGGATAGCTCTTCTTGTATAAAAGCTTTGGCTTCACGAGCAGAAAAACTTAATTTCCTGACCAATACATTGGTGAAAACATCGCGACTAAAAGTGGGGATTATCACGGTATCGCCGAGGCAGGAATCTGTTCAAGAGCTGCTGCACGTTGCACGGGAGCAAATGATTCCAAAGGCAGATACCAAAGACATCTCTATTGTTATGGAGAATACACCGATTCATACTTGCTTTGTTCTGAAATGGATGGCTGTATTATGGACAATGCTGTAA
- a CDS encoding ABC transporter permease has protein sequence MIKVKNSKAVRNLSDKSFKANKIRNIIAIIAIALTTLLFTSVFTMGIGAMESFQQATMRQAGGGGQGILKYINEEEFNHIKDHPLIKEIAYSRLLSEKVTNEQFLKRRAEFWYHDDLGLKLGLIELEKGHKPVAENEVISDSSTLQLLGIPLKEGAPLTLKLEVHGKMVQREFILSGWWKSDPAAMIARGQIYASKAYVDAHAEELRYTYKQDHDMTGAINADIMFDNSSNMRENLNKVITESGYSLDQNAPNYIASSVNWAYLSNTFSSNPEAVFPLATGLLLIMLTGYLIIYNIFQISVMRDIRFYGLLKTIGTTSRQISRIIRRQALFLSLIGVPIGLLGGFGVGKSLIPLLLMNNYRHAEVTLSPNPWIFIDSALFAVVTVMISAYKPSRIAATVSPIEAVRYVDGATKKGKKKLKKSTNGAKMPLMARVNLGRNKKRTTLVLLSLSLGLVLLNTTFTLSQSLDMNKYVSKSHDTDFLIAHADYFQEHFTGPDNATTESYIQAVQAQPGFEEGGRLYSGSNLFTVEHKENKEGMKLYGEIVTPDARGNLSAIVYGLEDLPLHRLQLIDGELDYGKLASGKYILEGVRLDNYDNPEMELSVYKVGEKVTLHKYMGTANAQEYTSHEFTVLGHVGVKSSNSGVAVASYTDFYLPADIYKTLVKKPVIMSYAFNVSDSKEKTMENFIKNYTEIKEPVMDYRSKSTVIAELSGMQKTILMIGGTLSIIIGVIGIVNFANALLTSILTRHQEFAILQSIGMTNKQLKTMLVYEGMYYVLGTSICSILLGSLLSVLIAKPLSAQIWFMSYKFIIWPLILMLPVLLVLGICLPLAIYSLSDRKTIVERLRTAE, from the coding sequence ATGATCAAAGTAAAAAACAGTAAGGCGGTTCGTAATTTATCAGATAAAAGTTTTAAAGCCAATAAAATCCGCAATATTATTGCGATTATCGCTATTGCCTTAACCACTTTGTTATTTACATCTGTGTTTACTATGGGGATTGGCGCGATGGAAAGTTTCCAGCAGGCAACGATGCGACAGGCTGGTGGGGGAGGGCAGGGTATTCTCAAATATATCAACGAAGAGGAATTTAATCACATCAAAGACCACCCTCTTATTAAAGAGATAGCGTATAGTCGCTTGTTAAGTGAAAAAGTGACAAACGAGCAATTTTTAAAGCGTCGTGCGGAGTTCTGGTATCATGACGATTTAGGGCTAAAGCTAGGATTGATTGAGCTAGAAAAAGGCCACAAACCGGTGGCAGAAAATGAGGTTATCTCGGACTCTAGTACCTTACAGTTACTGGGTATCCCCCTGAAAGAGGGCGCCCCATTGACCTTGAAGCTTGAGGTTCACGGCAAAATGGTACAGCGTGAATTTATCCTCTCCGGCTGGTGGAAGAGTGACCCCGCCGCCATGATAGCCAGAGGTCAAATTTATGCTTCTAAAGCTTATGTGGATGCACATGCCGAAGAATTACGCTACACATATAAGCAGGATCATGATATGACCGGAGCCATCAATGCAGATATCATGTTCGATAACAGCTCGAACATGCGGGAAAATCTTAATAAAGTGATTACAGAAAGCGGTTATTCCCTAGACCAAAATGCACCGAACTACATTGCAAGTTCTGTGAACTGGGCGTATCTTTCCAACACCTTCAGTTCGAACCCTGAAGCCGTCTTTCCCCTAGCCACTGGTCTGTTACTGATCATGCTTACTGGCTATCTAATCATCTATAATATTTTCCAAATCTCGGTGATGCGTGATATTCGTTTCTACGGTCTTCTAAAAACCATCGGCACAACCAGCAGACAAATCAGCAGAATCATCCGCAGACAGGCATTATTTCTTTCCTTAATCGGGGTTCCCATCGGCTTGCTCGGGGGTTTTGGTGTCGGAAAATCGCTTATCCCTCTGCTGCTTATGAACAATTATAGGCACGCTGAGGTAACCCTATCCCCCAACCCATGGATTTTTATCGACTCCGCTCTGTTTGCAGTCGTGACAGTTATGATCAGTGCATATAAGCCTAGCAGAATTGCGGCGACTGTGTCTCCGATCGAGGCAGTAAGATACGTAGACGGAGCTACCAAAAAGGGGAAGAAAAAACTAAAAAAATCAACTAACGGTGCTAAAATGCCACTGATGGCTCGAGTCAACTTAGGGCGCAATAAGAAGCGGACTACTTTGGTTCTGCTTAGCCTTTCTCTAGGTCTAGTACTACTGAATACTACTTTTACATTATCCCAAAGTCTGGATATGAATAAGTATGTGTCTAAAAGCCATGACACTGACTTTCTAATTGCACATGCTGATTATTTTCAAGAACATTTCACAGGCCCTGACAATGCGACGACGGAAAGCTATATTCAGGCCGTACAGGCACAACCCGGTTTTGAAGAAGGTGGACGATTGTACAGTGGCAGTAATTTATTCACTGTCGAGCATAAAGAGAACAAAGAGGGGATGAAGTTGTACGGGGAAATCGTCACTCCTGACGCTCGCGGCAACTTATCTGCAATAGTGTACGGGCTTGAAGATCTCCCCCTTCACCGACTACAATTAATTGATGGTGAACTTGATTATGGCAAGCTAGCTTCAGGAAAGTACATCCTGGAAGGGGTCAGGTTAGACAATTACGATAATCCTGAAATGGAACTATCCGTATACAAAGTAGGTGAAAAGGTTACTCTTCATAAGTATATGGGCACAGCAAATGCCCAGGAGTACACTAGCCATGAATTCACAGTGCTTGGTCATGTTGGCGTAAAATCATCCAATTCTGGTGTAGCCGTTGCTAGTTATACTGACTTCTATCTCCCGGCGGATATCTACAAGACGCTTGTGAAGAAGCCTGTGATAATGAGTTATGCCTTTAATGTATCCGACAGTAAAGAAAAAACGATGGAGAACTTTATAAAGAATTATACCGAAATAAAGGAGCCAGTGATGGACTATCGGTCCAAATCCACCGTAATTGCCGAGCTTTCAGGTATGCAAAAAACGATTTTGATGATCGGCGGTACGCTCAGTATTATTATTGGTGTGATTGGCATTGTTAATTTTGCAAACGCGCTTCTAACTAGTATTCTGACCCGCCATCAAGAATTTGCTATACTACAAAGCATCGGCATGACTAATAAACAATTAAAAACAATGCTTGTATATGAGGGGATGTACTATGTACTCGGCACCAGCATATGCTCCATCTTATTAGGAAGCCTACTTTCCGTCTTGATTGCGAAACCCCTGAGTGCCCAAATATGGTTTATGAGTTATAAATTTATTATCTGGCCGCTGATCCTCATGTTGCCTGTTCTGCTCGTGCTTGGGATCTGTCTTCCTCTCGCTATTTATTCTCTGAGTGACAGGAAAACTATCGTAGAACGACTGCGAACAGCAGAATAA